The genomic interval CCAATTTGCCAACTCATCCATTGTACCTTTGATCTTCTCATCAAAATATGGCTGATTTTTGTTTAATCCACACCTTGCTTGACAAGTACCGCACACTTTCAACTCTACACCATTTTCATACAACTCTTTTAACATTGCAACTAAATCTGTATCGTAAAAATCTGGTTTTACTGTAGCTTCTCTAGCCAAATCGACACTATCATTCATTAGAAAAATTTTTACTTCAGAACCCTTCTCTTTCAATCTCTTTGCCAATCTTAACCCATTCCACGTCACATCGCTACCATCATATGGCTGATGGTTAAATACTATTAGAACCTTCATTTAATGACTCTCCTTTAAAATAGATTTGATCTCAACCCAACTACTCTCTAACTGCTTGGAAATAGCACTATCAGGATCAAACTCAACAATCGGCTTTGCCACTGCCATAGCTTTTGTAAAAGTCTCATCATATGGCAATTTCCCTACCACCTTTACACCTTCATTCTCCAAAAACTCTTCAATCTCTTGACTCATCTCACTGTTTAAATCGAACTTATTAATGATGCAAACCGCTTTTAAGTTGAAAGTTTTAAGCAGTTTATAGACTCTTTTTAGATCGTGTAGTCCTGAAACTGTAGCCTCTGTTACTAAAACCACCAAATTTGCACCACTTAAAGATGAGATGACAGGACACCCGATCCCTGGACTACCATCAGTTATGACATACTCTTTATCCTCTTTTAATGCCAATATTTTCGCTTCCTGCTTTACCTTTGCTACAAGTTTTCCCGAATTCTCTGCTCCAAATCCTAGTTTGGCG from Hydrogenimonas thermophila carries:
- a CDS encoding DsrE/DsrF/TusD sulfur relay family protein, encoding MKVLIVFNHQPYDGSDVTWNGLRLAKRLKEKGSEVKIFLMNDSVDLAREATVKPDFYDTDLVAMLKELYENGVELKVCGTCQARCGLNKNQPYFDEKIKGTMDELANWVVECDKVLTF
- a CDS encoding ATP-binding protein; translated protein: MREIVVVSGKGGTGKTSISASFAVLEGSNAIISDCDVDAANMHLLLGADFKTSEDFYSGETALIDEKSCTNCGDCFDVCRFDAINVIDEQHRVDPISCEGCWYCSRICPTKSISMIPQKAGLLFRSNIKTGTKMVHAKLGFGAENSGKLVAKVKQEAKILALKEDKEYVITDGSPGIGCPVISSLSGANLVVLVTEATVSGLHDLKRVYKLLKTFNLKAVCIINKFDLNSEMSQEIEEFLENEGVKVVGKLPYDETFTKAMAVAKPIVEFDPDSAISKQLESSWVEIKSILKESH